A genomic segment from Cyanobium sp. NIES-981 encodes:
- the ybeY gene encoding rRNA maturation RNase YbeY, translated as MGAPGADPPGLDLAFEAAAGLAAALTTAAGPLADGDAGAGAWQQQLEAWLARLRPELPPRLQARAYSLGLSLVDDAAIAALNQKWRQGSGPTDVLAFAAQDEDLDGLAPPPPGPATPELEAEPLELGDIVISLDTAARQAPEHGHSLEEELLFLASHGLLHLLGWDHPDDASLAAMLARQQELLTPGQTGQRRYGAATP; from the coding sequence GGGCGCACCAGGGGCCGACCCGCCCGGGCTCGATCTGGCCTTCGAGGCCGCTGCGGGCCTGGCGGCCGCGCTCACCACCGCCGCGGGGCCCCTGGCCGATGGCGACGCGGGCGCCGGAGCCTGGCAGCAGCAGCTGGAGGCCTGGCTGGCCCGCCTGCGGCCCGAGCTGCCGCCCCGGCTGCAGGCCAGGGCCTACAGCCTGGGGCTGAGCCTGGTGGACGATGCCGCCATCGCCGCGCTGAACCAGAAGTGGCGCCAGGGCTCCGGCCCCACCGATGTGCTGGCCTTCGCCGCCCAGGACGAGGACCTCGACGGTCTGGCGCCGCCGCCGCCCGGGCCGGCGACGCCGGAGCTGGAGGCCGAACCCCTGGAACTCGGCGACATCGTGATCTCGCTCGACACCGCCGCCCGCCAGGCGCCGGAGCATGGCCACAGCCTGGAGGAGGAACTGCTGTTCCTGGCCAGCCACGGCCTGCTGCACCTGCTGGGCTGGGACCACCCGGACGACGCCAGCCTGGCGGCGATGCTGGCCCGGCAGCAGGAGCTGCTGACCCCTGGGCAGACCGGACAACGGCGGTATGGTGCGGCTACGCCATGA
- a CDS encoding diacylglycerol kinase family protein — MEAPAPPPGGQQARQRPPQKRIGAWRVAGDLPSSFRYAAQGLGYGLRSQRNFRIHVGTGAVVFGLGLWLELSADRMALLVLTVAAVLVLELLNTATEAVVDLAIGRQFHPLARVAKDCAAAAVLVAALASLLIAGLLLVPPLLGRLGL, encoded by the coding sequence ATGGAGGCGCCAGCACCGCCGCCGGGCGGGCAGCAGGCCCGCCAGCGGCCGCCCCAGAAACGGATCGGGGCCTGGAGAGTGGCGGGGGATCTGCCTTCGAGCTTCCGCTACGCCGCCCAGGGCCTGGGCTACGGCCTGCGCAGCCAGCGCAACTTCCGCATCCATGTGGGCACCGGCGCCGTGGTGTTCGGCCTGGGGCTGTGGCTCGAGCTCAGCGCCGACCGCATGGCCCTGCTGGTGCTCACCGTGGCGGCGGTGCTGGTGCTGGAGCTGCTCAACACGGCCACCGAGGCGGTGGTGGATCTGGCGATCGGCCGCCAGTTCCACCCGCTGGCGCGGGTGGCGAAGGACTGCGCCGCCGCGGCGGTGCTGGTGGCGGCCCTGGCCTCGCTGCTGATCGCCGGCCTGCTGCTGGTGCCGCCGCTGCTGGGCCGGCTCGGCCTTTGA
- a CDS encoding aminodeoxychorismate/anthranilate synthase component II, with translation MLLVLDNYDSFTFNLVQYLGELAADHPLAAELRVERNDALSLEQIRELEPAAILISPGPGDPDQSGVCLEVLRELSPTVPTLGVCLGHQSIAQVYGGRVVRANELMHGKTSPVLHGGAGVFAGLPNPLTATRYHSLIAERESLPDCLEITAWLEDGTIMGLRHRAYPHLQGVQFHPESVLTQSGHALLANFLSQAAG, from the coding sequence ATGCTTCTCGTTCTCGACAACTACGACAGCTTCACCTTCAACCTGGTGCAGTACCTGGGCGAGCTGGCGGCCGACCATCCCCTCGCCGCCGAGCTGCGGGTGGAGCGCAACGATGCCCTCAGCCTGGAGCAGATCCGGGAGCTGGAGCCGGCCGCGATCCTGATCTCCCCCGGGCCGGGCGATCCGGATCAATCCGGCGTGTGCCTGGAGGTGCTGCGGGAGCTCAGCCCCACGGTGCCCACCCTGGGGGTGTGCCTGGGGCACCAGTCGATCGCGCAGGTGTACGGCGGCCGCGTGGTGCGGGCGAACGAGCTGATGCACGGCAAGACCTCGCCGGTGCTGCATGGGGGGGCCGGCGTGTTCGCCGGGCTGCCCAATCCCCTCACCGCCACCCGCTACCACAGCCTGATCGCCGAGCGGGAGTCGCTGCCCGACTGCCTGGAGATCACCGCCTGGCTGGAGGACGGCACGATCATGGGCCTGCGCCATCGCGCCTACCCCCACCTGCAGGGGGTGCAGTTCCACCCCGAGAGCGTGCTCACCCAGAGCGGCCATGCCCTGCTGGCCAATTTCCTGAGCCAGGCTGCCGGCTAG
- a CDS encoding MBL fold metallo-hydrolase — translation MASPTFRPGGALARGAGLGLGAGLLLLPAAALAGSGVSITSYGHSALMIRGGGASVLVNPFKAVACAAGLAEPRVGATVILASSRLLDEGAPVASGKFLVDPGSYRVGGLKIEGIAGPHDRVGGRRFGQSTLWRWEQGGLSFAHLGGTAARLSPSDKVLLGRPDVLIIGVGGGAKVYDGSEAAEIVRELQPRVVIPVQYTTGTPPKDCDQGGVEPFLQAMGNATVQRRGASINLPGKLEGGPTVELLRFRF, via the coding sequence ATGGCAAGCCCCACCTTCCGCCCCGGCGGCGCCCTGGCCCGGGGGGCTGGCCTGGGCCTCGGAGCCGGGCTGCTGCTGCTGCCGGCCGCCGCGCTGGCCGGCAGCGGCGTGAGCATCACCAGCTACGGCCACAGTGCCCTGATGATCCGCGGCGGCGGCGCCAGTGTGCTGGTGAATCCGTTCAAGGCCGTGGCCTGCGCCGCCGGGCTGGCCGAACCGCGGGTGGGCGCCACCGTGATCCTGGCCAGCAGCCGCCTGCTGGATGAGGGGGCGCCGGTGGCCAGCGGCAAGTTCCTGGTGGATCCCGGCTCCTACCGGGTGGGGGGCCTGAAGATCGAAGGCATCGCCGGCCCCCACGACCGGGTGGGCGGACGCCGCTTCGGGCAGAGCACCCTGTGGCGCTGGGAGCAGGGCGGGCTGAGCTTCGCCCACCTGGGCGGCACGGCGGCGCGGCTGAGCCCCTCCGACAAGGTGCTGCTGGGCCGGCCCGACGTGCTGATCATCGGCGTGGGCGGCGGCGCCAAGGTGTACGACGGCAGCGAGGCCGCCGAGATCGTGCGGGAGCTGCAGCCCCGGGTGGTGATCCCGGTGCAGTACACCACCGGCACCCCCCCGAAGGACTGCGACCAGGGGGGCGTGGAGCCGTTCCTGCAGGCGATGGGCAATGCCACCGTGCAGCGCCGCGGCGCCTCGATCAACCTGCCGGGCAAGCTGGAGGGAGGCCCCACGGTGGAGCTGCTGCGGTTCAGGTTCTGA
- a CDS encoding histidinol-phosphate transaminase produces the protein MVAPLLCRRPRDPIGPVTQPPFPQARPEVESLQAYSAPLEGRRGLLRLDFNENTVGPSPRVVQAIRAIPPDHYAIYPEYDGLREAVVANLSAPRPEGTPALARPLDPAQVGLFNGVDAALHALFHAYGDRGDGLLTTSPTFGYYTPCARMQGMVITAIPYTLPGYGFPLAAIRQALRAEPGPRILLLCNPNNPTGTRLAPELIHSLAAAAPRTLVVVDELYEAFTGDSVLPTADFAATPNLLVLRSLAKTAGLAGLRIGFAIGAAEVVDRISRVTGPYDINSFAVTAALAALADQAYVDGYVAEVLRARSWLLGQLQQAGVRHHAAGGNYLLLWPEGPAQEVERRLREAGILVRSMAGKPLIEGSLRVSLGTTEQMQRFWAAYAAIEGPRLSGSGPST, from the coding sequence ATGGTGGCACCCCTGCTGTGTCGCCGCCCCCGTGACCCGATTGGCCCCGTGACCCAGCCGCCCTTCCCCCAGGCCCGCCCGGAGGTGGAGAGCCTGCAGGCCTACAGCGCTCCGCTGGAGGGGCGCCGCGGCCTGCTGCGGCTCGATTTCAACGAGAACACCGTGGGCCCCAGCCCCCGGGTGGTGCAAGCGATCCGCGCCATCCCCCCCGACCACTACGCCATCTATCCGGAATACGACGGCCTGCGCGAAGCCGTGGTGGCCAACCTCAGCGCCCCCCGCCCGGAGGGCACGCCGGCCCTGGCCCGGCCGCTCGATCCGGCTCAGGTGGGGCTGTTCAACGGCGTGGATGCCGCCCTCCATGCCCTGTTCCACGCCTACGGCGACCGGGGTGACGGGCTGCTCACCACCAGCCCCACCTTCGGCTACTACACCCCCTGCGCCCGCATGCAGGGCATGGTGATCACCGCCATTCCCTACACCCTGCCGGGCTACGGCTTTCCGCTGGCGGCGATCCGCCAGGCCCTGCGCGCCGAGCCCGGCCCGCGCATCCTGCTGCTCTGCAACCCCAACAACCCCACTGGCACCCGGCTGGCTCCCGAGCTGATCCACTCGCTGGCCGCCGCGGCGCCCCGCACCCTGGTGGTGGTGGATGAGCTCTACGAGGCCTTCACCGGCGACAGCGTGCTGCCCACGGCTGACTTTGCCGCCACCCCCAACCTGCTGGTGCTGCGCTCCCTGGCCAAGACCGCCGGCCTGGCGGGGCTGCGCATCGGCTTCGCCATCGGTGCGGCCGAGGTGGTGGACCGGATCAGCCGCGTGACGGGCCCCTACGACATCAACAGCTTCGCCGTGACCGCCGCCCTGGCCGCCCTGGCCGATCAGGCCTACGTGGACGGCTACGTGGCCGAGGTGCTGCGGGCCCGCTCCTGGCTGCTCGGGCAGCTGCAGCAGGCCGGCGTGCGCCACCACGCCGCCGGCGGCAACTACCTGCTGCTCTGGCCCGAGGGCCCGGCCCAGGAGGTGGAGCGGCGCCTGCGCGAGGCCGGCATCCTGGTGCGCTCCATGGCGGGCAAGCCGCTGATCGAGGGTTCGCTGCGGGTGAGCCTCGGCACCACCGAGCAGATGCAGCGGTTCTGGGCGGCCTACGCGGCCATCGAGGGCCCCCGGCTGAGCGGATCCGGCCCCAGCACCTGA
- a CDS encoding FdhF/YdeP family oxidoreductase, whose product MASADSDPSQALEPPAPEDAASGGGWPLIDGWARATLSPSGPRLWQTLTHHSACLSCAWGTGGQNGGFRDELGEPLQRCLKSVEAIGAELQPAVPRQVFAGRTIAELQQLSSADCDRLGRLDRPLIRRAGSDHYAPIGWEEVQALTAAAFRTPPPERVASYSSGRSSNEAAYLLQLLLRALGCNNLADCSDLCHAPSTIGLSRVFGSGTSMVNLESLQHADGVVLVGSNAPANHPRLMNELIRLRQRGGTVIVINPVLEGGLLKFGSPAFPIRSMLGGGSAIASLFLQPIPGSDTAVFLGLQKALLERGAIAWELLKAHSEGWQELIAQIESTPWEAITACCGLSREELEHTAARLAACRAVVFAWAMGITHHANGTTNVQAIANTAVLSGNVARPGAGTMPIRGHSNVQGFGSMGVTVHLREPMRLALEQLLGRPLSRTPGYDTRALIEAAERGAVDTLLCLGGNLFGANPHSAQARRALGRIDTIVYLATKPNTGHFHGQAARQTLLLPVFNRFETPHRTTVESGNNWVRLNEPGSTHLRSGQLVSEVAFLAELAHRLHGDAPIDWRRLQDPVYVRELIARTVPGYGAMAGIDTSRREFEVAGRVFREPRFATPSGRARLAVTPLPDLSLPPADHFGGLAAGERGLVLSLITARSYGQHNTVVYKQGDRYRGMPHRQTILVNPEDLAASGLRAHERVIVQGEAGALAGIELIPGSIRRGAALMFYPEANGLMRPHQDPQSGTPAFKRVPVLLRAEDGGTPAVSPPP is encoded by the coding sequence ATGGCTTCCGCCGATTCCGATCCCAGCCAGGCCCTGGAGCCACCCGCCCCGGAAGACGCCGCCAGCGGCGGCGGCTGGCCCCTGATCGACGGCTGGGCCCGCGCCACCCTCTCCCCCAGCGGCCCCCGCCTCTGGCAGACCCTCACCCACCACAGCGCCTGCCTCTCGTGCGCCTGGGGCACCGGCGGCCAGAACGGTGGTTTTCGCGATGAGCTGGGCGAGCCCCTGCAGCGCTGCCTCAAGAGTGTGGAGGCGATCGGCGCCGAGCTGCAGCCGGCCGTGCCCCGCCAGGTGTTCGCCGGCCGCACGATCGCCGAGCTGCAGCAGCTCAGCTCGGCGGACTGCGACCGCCTCGGCCGGCTCGATCGGCCCCTGATCCGCCGCGCCGGCAGCGATCACTACGCCCCGATCGGCTGGGAGGAAGTGCAGGCCCTCACCGCCGCGGCCTTCCGCACGCCCCCCCCCGAGCGGGTGGCCTCCTACAGCTCCGGCCGCTCCTCCAACGAGGCCGCCTACCTGCTGCAGCTGCTGCTGCGGGCCCTCGGCTGCAACAACCTGGCCGACTGCTCCGATCTCTGCCACGCCCCCTCCACCATCGGCCTCAGCCGTGTGTTCGGCAGCGGCACCTCGATGGTGAACCTCGAGAGCCTCCAGCACGCCGATGGCGTGGTGCTGGTGGGCTCCAACGCGCCGGCCAACCACCCGCGCCTGATGAACGAGCTGATCCGTCTGCGGCAGCGAGGCGGCACCGTGATCGTGATCAATCCCGTGCTGGAGGGCGGCCTGCTGAAGTTCGGCTCGCCCGCCTTCCCGATCCGTTCGATGCTCGGCGGCGGCAGTGCGATCGCCTCCCTGTTCCTGCAGCCGATTCCCGGCTCGGACACGGCGGTGTTCCTGGGCCTCCAGAAGGCGCTGCTCGAGCGTGGCGCCATCGCCTGGGAGCTGCTCAAGGCCCACAGCGAGGGCTGGCAGGAACTGATCGCCCAGATCGAATCCACCCCCTGGGAGGCGATCACCGCCTGCTGCGGCCTCAGCCGCGAGGAGCTGGAGCACACCGCCGCCCGCCTCGCCGCCTGCCGCGCCGTGGTGTTCGCCTGGGCGATGGGCATCACCCACCACGCCAATGGCACCACCAACGTGCAGGCGATCGCCAACACCGCCGTGCTCTCCGGCAACGTGGCCCGCCCCGGGGCCGGCACCATGCCGATCCGCGGCCACTCCAACGTGCAGGGCTTCGGCTCGATGGGGGTGACGGTGCACCTGCGCGAGCCGATGCGGCTGGCGCTCGAGCAGCTGCTCGGCCGGCCCCTCAGCCGCACCCCCGGCTACGACACCCGCGCCCTGATCGAGGCGGCCGAGCGTGGCGCCGTGGACACGCTGCTCTGCCTCGGCGGCAATCTCTTCGGTGCCAATCCCCACAGCGCCCAGGCCCGCCGCGCCCTCGGCCGCATCGACACGATCGTGTACCTGGCCACCAAGCCCAACACCGGCCACTTCCACGGCCAGGCGGCGCGCCAGACCCTGCTGCTGCCGGTGTTCAACCGCTTCGAGACGCCCCACCGCACCACGGTGGAATCGGGCAACAACTGGGTGCGGCTCAACGAGCCCGGCAGCACCCACCTGCGCAGCGGCCAGCTGGTCAGCGAGGTGGCGTTCCTGGCCGAGCTGGCCCACCGCCTGCACGGCGACGCCCCGATCGACTGGCGGCGGCTTCAGGATCCGGTGTACGTGCGGGAGCTGATCGCCCGCACCGTGCCGGGTTACGGCGCCATGGCCGGCATCGACACCAGCCGGAGGGAGTTCGAGGTGGCCGGCCGGGTGTTCCGCGAACCCCGCTTCGCCACCCCCAGCGGCCGCGCCCGGCTGGCGGTCACACCCCTGCCGGATCTCAGCCTGCCGCCGGCGGATCACTTCGGCGGCCTGGCGGCCGGCGAGCGGGGTCTGGTGCTCAGCCTGATCACCGCCCGCAGCTACGGCCAGCACAACACCGTGGTGTACAAGCAGGGCGATCGCTACCGCGGCATGCCCCACCGCCAGACGATCCTGGTCAACCCCGAGGATCTGGCCGCCAGCGGCCTGCGGGCCCACGAGCGCGTGATCGTGCAGGGCGAGGCGGGGGCTCTGGCGGGCATCGAGCTGATCCCCGGCTCGATCCGCCGCGGCGCGGCGCTGATGTTCTACCCGGAGGCCAATGGGCTGATGCGGCCCCATCAGGATCCCCAGAGCGGCACGCCGGCCTTCAAGCGGGTGCCGGTGCTGCTGCGGGCGGAAGATGGTGGCACCCCTGCTGTGTCGCCGCCCCCGTGA
- a CDS encoding DUF4160 domain-containing protein → MPTILRSGPYRVYFYSHEPNEPPHVHVDRDKASCKVWLVPVALSSSLGFSARELREIERLVSLNRAILLKAWEEFHG, encoded by the coding sequence ATGCCGACAATCCTCAGAAGCGGTCCTTATAGAGTCTACTTCTACAGTCACGAGCCAAACGAGCCTCCCCATGTTCATGTCGACAGAGATAAGGCGTCTTGCAAAGTCTGGCTTGTTCCTGTTGCACTGTCCTCGAGCCTTGGTTTCAGCGCCAGGGAGTTGCGTGAAATTGAACGGCTGGTCAGCTTGAACAGAGCTATCCTGCTGAAAGCATGGGAGGAGTTTCATGGCTAA
- a CDS encoding DUF2442 domain-containing protein, whose amino-acid sequence MANPGEQVTDVSLTEDRLIVDLADGRSISVPLAWFPRLLHATSQERDNWEIAGAGYGIHWPDVDEDLSVEGLLRGAPAPQAKALVS is encoded by the coding sequence ATGGCTAACCCTGGTGAGCAGGTCACTGACGTTTCGTTGACCGAAGACAGGCTGATCGTCGACTTGGCTGACGGTCGTTCTATCTCGGTACCGCTGGCTTGGTTCCCAAGGCTTCTACATGCAACCTCCCAGGAGCGTGACAACTGGGAGATTGCAGGGGCTGGCTACGGGATCCATTGGCCAGATGTCGATGAGGATTTAAGTGTGGAAGGACTGCTTCGAGGTGCGCCAGCGCCTCAGGCAAAGGCTCTGGTCAGCTAA
- a CDS encoding IS5 family transposase, whose product MYRREHRDQLSFEDFFLPFGGKLSGDNRWIKLAELIPWDELEGDYAAQFCKGFGAPAKPFRMALGALIIKARMGLTDEELVEQIKENPYLQFFIGLEAFQYSAPFDPSMMVYFRKRLPDSVVNDCNERIVRHGLNVIRSSAVDEHDSSDGGGAGSAADQKIESKTPRPNQGSLLIDATCVPADIRHPTDLSLLNEGRELTETLIDAMYSQVRESFGHKPRTHRKQARQQFLAVAKKKRPRFLKIRKAIKQQLGHLKRNLANIDALTACGASLLAAGRHAYQKLLVVSELVRQQNILYRSDTRSIPARIVSLCQAHIRPIVRGKARCNVEFGAKISLSVTDEGFAFLDRLSFDPYNEGEDLKVQAQAYRRRYGCYPEVICADQIYRTRSNRAFCQRHGIRLSGPRLGRPKNDPELVAAERRQFVDDQRRRNAVEGKIGQGKRRYGLGLIREKLPATQGSSIAMNVLVMNLQKLLELLCLYFVLCWQLLVSAARALSSSSRELSCQLSGA is encoded by the coding sequence ATGTACCGACGTGAGCATCGTGATCAGCTCTCGTTCGAGGACTTCTTCCTGCCGTTTGGAGGAAAGCTCTCTGGTGACAATCGCTGGATCAAGCTGGCTGAGCTGATCCCATGGGATGAGCTGGAAGGTGACTATGCAGCTCAGTTCTGCAAGGGCTTTGGCGCCCCGGCAAAGCCATTTCGCATGGCACTGGGCGCCCTGATCATCAAGGCCCGCATGGGGCTGACTGATGAAGAACTGGTTGAGCAAATCAAAGAGAACCCCTATCTCCAGTTCTTCATCGGCCTGGAGGCATTTCAGTACTCGGCTCCGTTTGACCCATCAATGATGGTGTACTTCCGGAAGCGGCTGCCAGATTCGGTCGTGAATGACTGCAATGAACGAATCGTGCGTCACGGTCTGAACGTGATCCGTTCGTCTGCAGTTGATGAGCACGACAGCAGCGATGGAGGCGGAGCCGGGAGCGCAGCTGATCAGAAGATTGAATCCAAAACGCCACGGCCAAATCAGGGGTCACTGCTGATTGATGCGACATGCGTTCCGGCAGATATTCGGCATCCAACGGATCTCTCGCTGCTCAATGAAGGCCGAGAGCTCACCGAGACTCTGATCGATGCCATGTATTCGCAGGTCAGAGAGTCCTTTGGTCACAAACCACGAACGCATCGGAAGCAGGCCAGGCAGCAGTTCCTCGCCGTGGCCAAGAAAAAACGCCCTCGGTTTCTCAAGATCCGCAAAGCGATCAAGCAACAGCTTGGGCATCTCAAGCGCAACCTTGCCAACATTGACGCCCTGACAGCCTGTGGCGCAAGCCTTCTGGCGGCTGGGCGGCATGCCTATCAGAAGCTGTTGGTTGTCAGTGAGCTGGTCCGCCAGCAGAACATTCTCTATCGCTCAGACACCAGAAGTATTCCCGCTCGCATCGTCAGCCTCTGTCAAGCGCACATCAGGCCAATTGTTCGCGGCAAGGCGAGGTGCAATGTTGAGTTCGGCGCCAAGATCTCACTTTCTGTCACCGATGAAGGATTTGCTTTCCTGGATCGGCTGAGCTTTGACCCCTACAACGAAGGGGAAGATCTGAAAGTTCAGGCCCAAGCCTATCGTCGTCGATACGGCTGCTATCCGGAGGTGATCTGCGCTGATCAGATCTACCGCACAAGATCAAATCGGGCATTCTGCCAGCGTCACGGCATTCGGCTGAGTGGGCCTCGTCTTGGTCGCCCGAAGAATGATCCGGAGTTGGTGGCAGCCGAGAGGCGGCAGTTCGTTGATGATCAAAGGCGGCGCAATGCTGTTGAAGGCAAGATCGGTCAAGGCAAGCGTCGCTATGGATTGGGATTGATCCGAGAGAAACTGCCGGCAACACAGGGTTCATCCATCGCGATGAATGTCCTGGTCATGAACCTCCAGAAGCTCCTGGAGCTTCTTTGTCTCTATTTTGTGCTCTGCTGGCAACTCTTGGTCTCCGCCGCACGGGCTCTGAGCTCCAGCAGCAGAGAGCTGAGTTGTCAGCTCAGCGGGGCCTGA
- a CDS encoding type II toxin-antitoxin system RelE/ParE family toxin yields MVEVRQAERFVRWLEGLRDLKGRAKVLARIERLIGGNPGDVRPVGGGVSELRINYGPGYRVYYLQKGTTLIILLAGGDKSSQAKDIGEALLLAINLSEESR; encoded by the coding sequence ATGGTTGAAGTCCGCCAGGCAGAGCGCTTCGTTCGATGGCTTGAGGGTCTGCGTGATCTAAAGGGCCGGGCGAAGGTTCTGGCCCGGATTGAGCGCCTCATTGGCGGCAATCCTGGGGACGTCAGGCCCGTCGGTGGCGGCGTATCTGAGTTGCGGATCAACTATGGCCCTGGATACAGGGTCTACTACCTGCAGAAGGGCACCACCTTGATCATCCTGTTGGCTGGCGGAGACAAGAGCTCACAGGCCAAGGACATTGGTGAGGCCCTTCTGCTGGCAATCAATCTGAGTGAGGAGTCCCGATGA
- a CDS encoding addiction module antidote protein, whose translation MKPTTSPYDVAEHLRTPEEMAAYLEACIEEADGDAAFIAKALGDIARAQGMTQVARDSGLSRESLYKALSGERSPSFDTILKVVSALGLKLSASVRSEAEVA comes from the coding sequence ATGAAACCCACGACCAGCCCCTACGACGTCGCCGAGCATCTACGAACACCTGAGGAGATGGCGGCCTACCTGGAAGCCTGCATTGAGGAGGCGGATGGAGATGCCGCCTTCATCGCCAAGGCCTTGGGGGACATCGCACGGGCCCAGGGCATGACCCAGGTGGCCAGAGACTCTGGCCTTTCCAGGGAGAGCCTCTACAAGGCCCTGTCTGGCGAGCGCAGTCCAAGCTTTGACACCATCCTGAAGGTTGTCTCTGCCCTTGGACTGAAGCTGAGCGCCAGTGTCAGAAGTGAAGCGGAGGTGGCTTGA
- the istA gene encoding IS21 family transposase: MSKRRAGSRQEVAAAAAGISVSSAHRIDAGRLQPKAAKPRTRRRPDPLAEVWEPLLLPLLERHPALTPTTLLEHLQEQKPDQDWSSVKRTLQRRVQQWKALHGPAPEVMFPLAYQPGEIGFCDFTRVKRVAITLRGQPFPHLLFHYRLAWSGWAYGQIVHGGESFVALSEGLQNALAACGGVPRELRTDRLSAASRNRDGSYALDITPRYQALCAHYGLSPSRNNRGVAHENGIVEGPNGHVKRRLEQKLILRGSCDFEEPAEYGELLAEVFSALNAPRQRRYEQELEHLAPLPAFRFADYERLTVRVRSTSTIEVRQVIYSVPPTLIGRQVTVRLHHDRLVVFLGSGWVCQLPRAYGAAGEKRAWCIDLEHLIDGLRAKPRALLHCRYQRHLFPDQRWWEFWQQLLAGGERDGAARLMAEALYVAVRVASFELVLAFLEQAQRRQSLSLSALQQRFRVPPRCPSLPDPVIPQHLLASYDHLVPAAALTGGGSGPAAAAQTTQAGAVSQPLAAAGRAG; the protein is encoded by the coding sequence ATGTCCAAACGACGAGCCGGCAGCCGCCAGGAGGTGGCTGCCGCAGCGGCGGGCATCTCGGTGAGCAGTGCCCACCGCATTGATGCAGGCCGCCTCCAACCCAAAGCCGCCAAGCCCCGCACCAGGCGCCGACCCGATCCATTGGCGGAGGTCTGGGAACCACTCTTACTGCCGCTGCTGGAGCGCCATCCAGCGCTCACGCCCACCACCCTGCTGGAGCACCTGCAGGAGCAAAAGCCTGATCAGGACTGGAGTTCGGTGAAACGCACCCTGCAGCGGCGGGTACAGCAGTGGAAGGCACTGCATGGCCCGGCGCCGGAGGTGATGTTCCCGCTGGCCTACCAGCCCGGCGAGATCGGCTTCTGCGACTTCACCCGGGTGAAACGGGTGGCGATCACCCTGCGCGGACAACCGTTCCCCCACCTTCTCTTTCACTACCGCCTGGCCTGGAGCGGCTGGGCCTACGGGCAGATCGTCCACGGCGGAGAGAGTTTCGTGGCCCTCTCCGAGGGTCTGCAGAACGCCCTGGCCGCCTGCGGTGGGGTGCCCAGAGAGCTGCGCACCGATCGGCTCTCGGCCGCCAGCCGCAACCGGGATGGCAGCTACGCCCTCGACATCACCCCCCGCTACCAGGCCCTGTGTGCCCACTACGGCCTGTCCCCCAGCCGCAACAACCGGGGTGTGGCCCACGAGAACGGCATCGTCGAGGGACCCAACGGCCATGTGAAACGGCGGCTGGAGCAGAAGCTGATCCTGCGCGGCAGCTGTGATTTCGAGGAGCCGGCCGAATACGGCGAGCTTCTCGCTGAGGTGTTCAGCGCCCTCAACGCCCCCCGGCAACGGCGCTACGAGCAGGAGCTGGAGCATCTGGCCCCTCTGCCGGCGTTCCGCTTTGCCGACTACGAGCGGCTCACGGTGCGGGTGCGGAGCACCAGCACGATCGAGGTGAGGCAGGTGATCTACTCGGTGCCGCCCACCCTGATCGGCCGTCAGGTCACGGTGCGGCTGCACCACGACCGGCTGGTGGTGTTCCTGGGCAGCGGCTGGGTCTGCCAGCTCCCGCGCGCCTATGGCGCCGCAGGTGAGAAGCGGGCCTGGTGCATCGATCTGGAGCACCTGATCGATGGCCTGCGGGCCAAGCCCCGGGCCCTGCTCCATTGCCGCTACCAGCGCCACCTGTTCCCGGATCAGCGCTGGTGGGAGTTCTGGCAGCAGTTGCTGGCCGGCGGTGAGCGTGACGGTGCGGCCCGGCTGATGGCGGAGGCCCTGTATGTGGCGGTGCGGGTGGCCTCGTTTGAGTTGGTGCTCGCCTTCCTGGAGCAGGCCCAGCGCCGCCAGTCCCTGTCCCTCTCGGCTCTGCAGCAGCGCTTTCGCGTGCCGCCCCGCTGCCCGAGCCTCCCCGATCCCGTCATTCCCCAACACCTGCTGGCCTCCTATGACCACCTCGTCCCCGCTGCCGCGCTCACAGGCGGTGGAAGCGGCCCTGCCGCTGCTGCTCAAACAACTCAAGCTGGCGCGGTTTCGCAGCCACTGGCAGCCGCTGGCCGAGCAGGCTGA